The segment GCCCTGTAGGACCAACTGAACCCCGGCCTCCACCCCGACGTATTGCTGTGCCTTCCCGAGGCCCAACTTCTGTCCCCAAGCCAGGTAAGGAAGTCCTTTTGTCCTTCTAGAATGAGGGTCTCGTTTATTCAGACTGAAGTATCTTCTAGAAGGGAACAGAACAGACACTAGTCTCACCTGCAGAGTTCTGAAACCTGCTCTCTATGGGGCCTGTGCTTCTCGGGGTGAGGCCTGGGTCTCTGCCAGGACCATCCAGGGAGCGGTGCAGATGTGGACTCTTGGGCTCTGTCACAGACTGATAAACTCAAGGCTTTGAAAGTGGGGCACAAGAACTAGCCATTTCCTGAGGGTGCTATTGGCTCCAGTTAAACCCTGAGCCCTTTATTCCCTGCTACTCAGGAGAGTGTGGCAAGAGGGTCAcgggttcaaggccatcctggactacaaGGTTATTAAATTTAAGGTCAGTCTGAAGAACCCTGTCTCAAGTTTAAAAGTAAAAGCAGGATAAGAACAGCTCAGAGGTAGAGGCCTTGCCTGGCACAGAGGCCCCAGATTCAATACTTGGTACCAAGGGATTAAATAATCCCTGCAGATACAGACATCGGAAATGTCTCTGCCCTCAGCTCTCTATTGAATTTAGAAAGAAGAAATCACCTCTAAAGTAATaagttgtggggctggagagatggctcaattaaGGGCGCTTGGTTTCTGTTCTCAGCACCTGCTTGCCGGCCCCAGCTGCAGCGCTAGGGGAGCCAGTGCCTCCTTTggtctctgagggcactgcatgcagTGCATACAGAAAAGCAGgaaggcacacacagacaaagacttTTTAACAAGTCATGGGCTGTGAGTGCTGGCAAGTGGCTCAGAAAAGTAGCACATGCCCATCACCAAGCCCACGTTCCATGCTTTACCCTCAGCTGGCCTTGCCGCTGTAATACGAGAACATTAAAAGGTCAGGAGTGAGAGCTTTAGACCGCTGGTAGTTAGGGAACACCTCAGTGTGTCCCCTACAGGCCTGGTCAGTTTGGTTCCCTAGAGAGGGAGGGATTGTAAGCACCAGAGAGCCGGGCTAGGTGGAGGCAGAGGGGCTgtgcaagtctctctctctccctcgctgTTTCTGATCCTTGTTCCTTGCTTTTTCTCCAGCACCCCAGCCCTATGCCTTTTCAACATCCCTCAGCACCATCAACTTTGATGAGTTTTCCCCCATGGTGTTACCACCTGGGCAGATCTCAAACCAGGCCTTGGCCCTGGCACCATCCTCTGCCCCAGTCCTGGCCCAGACCATGGTCCCCTCCTCAGCCATGGTACCAAGTCTGGCTCAGCCCCCAGCTCCTGTCCCAGTTCTAGCCCCAGGTCCTCCCCAATCCCTGTCTGCACCTGTTCCAAAGAGCACCCAGGCAGGGGAAGGCACCCTGTCTGAAGCCCTGCTACACCTGCAGTTCGATGCTGATGAAGACTTGGGGGCCTTGCTTGGCAACAACACAGACCCAGGAGTGTTCACAGACCTGGCATCTGTCGACAACTCAGAGTTTCAGCAGCTTCTGAACCAGGGTGTGGCCATGTCCCACTCCACAGCTGAGCCCATGCTGATGGAGTACCCTGAAGCTATAACTCGCCTGGTGACAGGATCCCAGAGGCCCCCTGATCCAGCTCCTGCAACCCTGGGGACCTCAGGGCTTCCCAATGGCCTCTCAGGGGATGAAGACTTCTCCTCCATTGCGGACATGGacttctcagctcttctgagtCAGATCAGCTCCTAAGGCACTGATGGTGACCCTGCTCAGAGTGGGGCACTGAAGCCTTCCTGAAGCATGTACAGATTCTGGGGAGTGTGCACCAACTGCCCCCAACTTCTTTGGGTGATATCTCCTGGGGGTggcacattttattcttttatcagCAATATCTCACTCTCTTTTTGGAGGTGCTTAAGCAGAAGCATTAACTTCCCTGAAGTGGAGCTAGGAGGACTCGGGCTCTTCCCCTGTACGATAGTCGGCTCTTCTTTTGGTAGGGAACTCTTGAGACCCTGCTTCCATCCTCCAGCTTCTAGCACTCTCCTAGAGAGGGGCAGACTGGAGCTGTGGCCTTCAGGCCGTAAAGCCTTATATCCAGTGTCTTCCTCGACATGGATCCCTGCACACCTTGATCCAAAGCAACGCTCCTAGGAGCAGCCCCCATGAGGTCTGCCTGACACCAGCATTTGAGGGGCCACTTTTCTGTCCTGTGGAGCTCCTGCCCTGCCAACTCTCCATGCTGAGCAGTGGCTGAGGGGACCAGGAGGGGACATTGCTGGCTGCCTTCAGGACCGTGAGGCTGTTTGGTTTGAGACATCCCTGCTTCCCCTTTCTCAAGTGCCTTAATAGCAGGGCAAATTGAGTAGAGTCAGGAGGGCAGACCAGACCTCAGCCATAAGACAGTCTTTACTCAAAAAGCTATTGGACtcttgctctttctagctctgaACTAATAAATGTATTACCACGCTGGCCAGAGAGTAGCCGTCTTTCAGCAAACACTGAACTCATTGCTGGTCACTTTGGGTTGGATGATGGTGAAAGAATTGACTGGACTGTCATCCGGGAACCTGGGACCTGAGGATGCCTGCAAACCCTTGATTCCCATCTGACAAATGTTACAGCAACTagggcaggggtcctgctgcaaAAGGCCCAGTAGGGGTGgagttctttaatttttaaagatttatttatttattatgattaagaataccagaagagggcaccagatctcattatagatggttgtgagccaccatgtggttactgggatttgaactcaggacctctggaagagcacacagtgctcttaaccgctgagccatctctccagcccagaggtgGAGTTCTTTCACATAATCTAGAGCCTTCTTACTCCAGGAGTTAGGTCAGCAGAGACATGGAACAGCCTGGTAGGAGAGGTGACAGTGAAACTATCCTGGGAGTGATGAAGGACACTGCATAGCGGTTGGGAAGGTTTGCCATTAGCTCAGGTTGAAAACAGCCATTTTGCATCTCTAGTGATCAAGGTCGGTTTGAGAGCTtactgagtttgagaccagcctgagttatgtgccacactgtctcaaaacagctgTTCATATCCCCACTCCCAAAAAGCGTGgcgtggtggttcatgcctttgatcctagcccTCCAGAGGCAAAGGCACAAAGATATGTCAAGACCTTGTCTATTCaggaagatcctgtctcagaaaaacaaaacaaaaacccgtCTGCCCCAGTACTTTTGATACCGTGTACCAGGAGGATACCTAAAACCTTAACTCACAGCCTCAGGAACCTAAACAAAGACCAAGTGTAGCTCATTTGCTAAAGCTGGACATACTTCCGGTTTTGTCTTGTACAAGCTAAATAGGCCAGGCTTCTCAGATGCGCATGCGCCCTGCGAGCACTCAGCGCTGGGGGCGCTGCAACGCGGTGGGGAACCCCCTATGCTGAGAGGTCTGTAAGTGCATAGAGGGCAAGCTGCAATAGTTAGACCCTTGGGAATAGGCCCTCGTGCCGAGCCCAATAGATATTCTCTGAGGGAGAAGATGCGGTGAGACAGCAAACGTTGGGGAAGTGGAAGACGCTCATGGTCTCCTAACAAATCCTGGGTGAACATGCTTAGGGGGCGGGCCTAGAGGCGGGTCTGAAGCAAGGGCTGtataatacctgaggacccagctaaactcAGCTCCAGATTGGGCAGAACCCGATCTCTCCTTGGCTCATTTTGGAATCAGACCCAGGCAACCTTGCATTCGAGCTGTGCTACGAGCAAGGACCCCCTGAAAGTGAGGCAGCTTGAAGCCCAAGGGCATCCTTCAGCGGTGCTTAGTACAGATTCTTAGCCTCGGTTTAGGCAGTGCCTTGCTCTTGACTTTCCCAGTGTCCTGCAGTGGCTGGCCTCTGATGACCCCCGGAAGCCCTCTTTTAGTCCTTCCCACACTCCCTCAATGACCTCACCATACTAATGGCTCATCCATCCTAAATCTTTGTCTGTAGCCCAGACTTCTGTCCCCTGGGCACTAGCTACTGGACAGTTCGACTTTGACGTCTCTCAAACTCACAGTGGCCACAGTCATCCCaggctgttcctcctcctccctgactCCACTATTTCCCTCCCACCCACCAGCGGCTGCAGCTGGAAACTTGGCCATCACTGTGGATACCACCTCTTCTTCCTTACCAACAACGTGCATCCAGTCTTTCACAAGGTCCTGGGAATCTGCTCACTCCCTCCCATGGTCAACCCTCTGTCCTCCCTCCAGGACCGCTGCTACAGCTTCCTTCCGCACTAGCCTACCTGCAACCAAAAAGCTGATACCTAGACCTTCCTTACCACTCTCTGTAAACATCTATCAAGCACGGTCAGATCCCAGGTCTCTGCAGACACATCCCCAGAGTGACCAGGGCCTTCCCTCCTTCCACACTGCCCCATGACTGCTACCACAGTCCCTGGGATGATTAGGCTTCGTTGACAATTTGTCTGGATATCAGATGCCTAGAAGAAAGGCATCTGGGATGCTTGTGAGGGACTCCAAAGCGGTTTAGCCAATGAAGACTATGAGTGCCATGAATCCCTACTGCCCATACTGAATAAAAAGGGAGGGCAAAAGTAGCTGAGGAGAGCgtggatttttctgtttccagaCTGGATACAATGTATCTGCTCCCACTCGGGACTTCTCCACTATCATGTACAGACTCTCCTCAAACCAGATCCAAAATAAAAACCCTCTTCATTATGCacagtttggggtttttgttttgtttcgcttGTTGTTCTGTATTTTATCCTAGCAATAAGAatgttcaaccaggaaaagctaggtcacatggagatcctgCTGATTCGAGATCCCTAGTGTACCTTCCATGACCCTTTTTGACTCAGTTCAAGTCTCTTTAACCCTGGATTTCTTTGTGTACCCTAATTTCAGCCCAGTGGCCCCTAGAGTGGTCTTCCTGGGATACCTGAGACATCTGCTGGTGAACTCAACTTTCAAAACTCAGTCCTATTAAACCTCCTCAGAGGCTACCTTGTTCTCATGTCCCCCACCGTGACCCAGCCACACTTATCCTGTCCTCCCTCAGGGTCTGGGGTTCAGAGGAAGCCCTGAGCAGAGGCTGATGAGGCACCAGGGCCTGTAAGAGGTGATCCAGTGGTAGAGTCCATGATGCTGGAAAGCTCAGCTCAGTGAGGCTGATTTGGGGACTCCATACTGCATGGCCAGAATCCATCCCTTCCTTGGCCTGTTCTGAAGGCCACTCCTGCTCTAAAACAGACAGGCATGAAGTATGGCCACCTGCCTCCCAAGAGGACCCAatatgaagagacaccaagggGTTCTATCCTCAGAGCCCTACACCCTGTGCCTGGTGCCAGACTTGCTCTAAGTCAATGTTCCTGGGACCTGCCCTTACTGCTCCTAGGAACTTCATGTGACCTTGGGGAGGGGGGTGACTCCCCCTCCTGTGTATcttgaacacacaaacacaaatagaGTTGCTcagggtttttgtgttttttttgttttctgtttttttgttttttaaactctgATGTCCCCTTTTCTTTACAGAATATTTACAAACAGGGACAGGTATCAGCCACCAAATGGGCCTGAAAGCGGGGGCAGTGCTTAGATGCGCCTCAGCGCAGGGGAGACGTCCTGAGGAAGGTCACTAGTATGACCCAGCTGCTCTGAGGGGCCAGGCAGTCCCAAGCAGGTCCAGGCTGGAACTCAGGCAAGGTCAGTAGTGGGTGAACCCAGCTGCTTAGAGGCCAGGAGCAGGCGGGTGGCGGCACTCTCTGACTCCGCCAGCAGCCTCTGGTTGTTGTGTCTGAGGCTCCGAACCTCTTCCTCCAGGGCTGCCCTGTCCGCCTTCTCCTAGGTTGAGGAATGGTAGTCAGAACCCTTTCCAGGGGTAGCCCTGTGCTTCCCTGTCAGGCTCTCTCCTCACCCTCTGCAGGTCCTCCTGGAGCTTCCTCAGCATGGACTCTAGGTGAGAGACCTTTTCTGACAGGCTCCCAGGTTCTGGCCTGAGGACACGGGGTCAGAACTCAGCGGAAGCAGTGCAGGCTCCTAGACACTCCTGACTGATAATGAACCCAACCAACCCTGTCTTCTGAGATTTAGGAATCTCCGGAAGCAGAGCCTAGATAACATTCAACTCCCACGGGCAGGCAGGGAAgggcacacacatgcgcgcgggcacacacacgcgcgtgcacacacgcacacacacacacacacacacacatgtgtgaaggGGTGTGCAAGGGCAGAAACCTTACTCAGAATTACACTTTGAAGTTTCCTTGGGGTCTCCACTCTCTAGGATGGGCTGTCctatggggtgggggggagacagACTGTGAGCAGGTCTGAAAGGGATAAACATCCCTCTGGCTTCTCTCCCCTGGGCCTTAGTGGCCTCACCCTCCCGGGACAGTGACTCCAGAATTGTGTTGCAAGTGGAGGCGATCTCTGAGATGGACTGCCACTCATCCTCCAGGGTCTCGCTGCCGGCTTCTGACATAACTGCAATAAAGGAGAAAGGCTTAGGGGGCGGGGCTAGAGCTGTCTGTCTTCTCCTCCTGCCCCATCCCCCGTGGCTCCAGACTCACTTTTACTGATGGAATTCCGAAGAGACAAGGTTCTGGGCAGGATGGAGGCCCTCAATTCTGGTGCCGAGTCACTGGTGTCTTCATGACTACTGGAGCTTCCCGACTGGTCCTGGGGGCATAAGTGAGGGCAAGGCAGTAACATCCAATGTCACCTCTCTGCAGTGAATCTCCAGAGACCTTGTTTCTGCTTACCTGGGAAGGGGGCGTCTCTCTGTCAGTACCGGGTGCCAATGTGGTGACAGCGGTGACGAGGAGGAGGTCTGGAGTGGTGTTGGGCAGGACTGGAGCCTCATCGGACATGGAGCTAAGGAGGGTAGGGGGCGGCTAAGAGCTGTGAGCTGCTTTCCTAGAGCTGTGCTTCCAAGTCCTAAAAGGCTGACCCAGAGGGTGTACCTGCGAGGTGACAGGGAGTTGTGGCTGTGCAGGAACTCTGTCCTCTCCTCAGTGAGATCCCCAGGCCCCGGAGGACTACCACCGTCCTTCAGGCAAAAATGTAGCAGCTGCTTTGCAGCGGGCAAGGTGACCAGCTTCTCAGTCTCATCTTGTTCTGGCTCTGGGGCCGCACGGCGGCTGGGTTCCTTCAGAGACAGCGTGTACAGCTCGGAAAAGCTCCTGGAGGATGGGGTGAGGCAGCATCAGGTAGGACCCTCCGTCCCCTCCACAGCATGCACCCCAGACCAGCTACTGCCAGAGGCTCCCAAAAGGAAGGGAGCTCCAGGCATCCTATCAGCGTTTGTCTGATACAGAGCCCTCTCCAGACTCCGGAGCAGTCAAATATCGCTGCTAACCTTGTGTCCATGGCTGTCCcccatgtatcccaggctggccacTCTGCCTGTGTTTTTTATCAAACATACATAACAGTACTTACTTTATTGTAGGCTGTGAGAGTTTAAACAGTGTAATGTAAACTGATTGGCATCCACAGTGCACTGCCTGGAGCCAAATCCAGTCTATGCGTCTCTTTTTATTAGCACACACACCAGCTTTCGAAACTCCTATCTGCTAAGAATAGTTTTTGGATGTCTTAAAATGTGTATTCATGTGGGGAGGGGACAGGCACGTGTGAATGCAGCtgcctatggagaccagaagagggcatggggcTCCTGGATCTGGGGTTACATAAAGGCTGTGGTGAATcacaatgtgggtgctaggaatccaactcaggtcctctttgagagcagcaaatgctcttagtggctgagccagctctccagcctagCTTTTAGACGTTTAAATAATTGAAAGATATTAATAGAGTAATTTCGTGACATGTAAAAATTACAGTCTGAGCATAACGTATTTCCACTCGAAGGTTTTTTGATCTTACATCGGGTTTTCCAGCAATAACCTCTTCACAAGATAAAGAGCATCTATTTCAAGTCCCTAAACGCCAGCCTCCCTGGTTTTAGAAGCTCAggcacacattcattcattttcctacAGAAGAGTTGAGTAACTGTGCCAGAGTAGTGGCTCCAGAAACctaaaaatatttactatttgGGGCTTTTGGGGGAAGTTTGCCTATACTGGGtttagtgatcaattagtgagtACTTGGGTTGGAGGAGCTAATATCTTGAAATAATAATAGAAGGGGCTATTTGACCTTTAGAGAGGGAAAGCACGAGCCTAAACAGTTTCAAGTCTAGATGAGTGGAGATACCGAATCCAGCTGAGTTCTTCTACCTCCTCCCAAACCCCCGACCTCCGCCCCTGGTGCCCTGACCTTCGCGGCCGGCCGCTCTCATCTGGGGGCAGGACCGTGACGCAGACCTTGGACGCAGAGCGCAGCATCTGGGCAGCAGCTTCTGGACCCAGCTTGGGCAGCGTCTGGCCACATACGCGCAGCAGACGTGCTCCAGGCCGAAGCCCCGTGGTCTCCGCGAACGTGAAGCGTTCCACGTGCGTGATGAAACCCTCTGCATCCACCTCGAAGCCCAGGCGACCTTGGCCATCTCTGGGCAGGGCTAGTTCTCTGGTCTCACAGCCCCGGCTCACCAGCTGCAGCGAAAGGTTAGGGGAGAGGGTCCCCCTTGAGGGCGTGGCTTTCCAAAGGCCGCGCCCCGGCCCCGCCCCGGCCTCTATCTACTTAACGCAATACGTCTGTGGAGCCCTAGTGACCCACCTGATAGTTGTGTATTCGAATTGGAGACGCTGAGATTAGAAGTCACCCGCCCCACTACAGCAGCCTAACGGAGTTTCCAATAGGTTGTGTCCACAGTGCGTACCAGACCTGGGGAGGCTCGAGCCTTAGTTTTGGACTCTGGCTCACCTGCAGACGTGCCACGACTTCGCCCACGGCTTGCCCTGGGGCCCCATCGAGTCGTAGCGTGATCGCCTCTCCGCGCCCGTGGTATAGATCAAGTTGATGGTCTGAGAAGGTCCAGGCCAATACATCGCGACAGGCACAATTGAAGACCACGCGGCCGTCGCGAGGTGTCACTAGCACCAGGGTCTCTGCTGAGATGCCCAACAAGCATGGCACCTCGGCGTGGTCTGGGCCGCCTGTTTCAGCTCCCGCTGAGACCCGCGCCCCTGGAGCCGCGCGCACGCCCCACATTAGCGCGCCCGCCGCCTGCAGCTCTGCGCCTGGGCTCCGAGGGGTTGCCCGGCGCCTGCCCCCCAGAGATGGTAGGCCAAACCGCGAAGCCGAATCCAGCGAAGTAGTGGTCACTTCATTAGTAGCCAGGTCCTGCAGGTACTGTTGACGTGTGCGTGTAGCCATGGCGTGGAACTGGCGTGCATGACCGGCCGCTTGCTCACCATTGAGTGCCTTGGCCAACAGAAAGGCCCGGAAATCAGCATTGGCTGCAAAGGGGCCTCCGCCTTCTGGCAGCGCCGGCCCGAAGGCAGGAGTGTCCTGTGTGCGGCTCACTGCCACCCTGCGTGGAGGAAGGCTGTAGTGAGGGAACGAgaggcagaagggggaagggaatgcgTCCAATAATCGGTGCCCATGGGAGACCTGAGACTACCCTAGCACCCACCTGTATGAGGTGTGTGGGGTGCAGGGGGCATGCGCACGCACCACCAAGAAAACGTGCTGGAAGTGAGAGCGGATAGTTGTGGGGCAGAAGGGCTTGCTACCCGGCTCCTGGAACACGATGGTCACAATATCATTGCCGATATGACGCTTCCTCAGGAGCTAGAGAGGGTTAAAGATAGGCAATAAGAGATGAGCTGTGTGCCCCGAAATCCCTCATTTAGGCATGGCAAAAGCACCAATGGTTCCTCACCTGTGCCTCATAAAGGCCTGAGGAGAGGGTATTTGGGGAGGTGGTACAGCCTGAGGGGAGGGTTGTTCGGTTGAGCAGCGCTCATACCAAGGTTCTGATATTACTACTCAAGtagcaccctccatggcttccCGAAAGCCTTTGGCCTGTCCCAATCCCTCACACACCTGTTGCTGGTTATTAGGCGTGTAAGGCAGCATCGTGGACACGTGAAACATGATCTCATGGTCTTGGTAGGTGGTATAGAGTGAATGTGTGCCCGTGGAATCCGCTATAGCCAGACAATTGGGGACACAAAGAGAACACGAGGAGAGTGGGTGATTTCAATGAGTCGCCTTGCCTGAAC is part of the Rattus norvegicus strain BN/NHsdMcwi chromosome 1, GRCr8, whole genome shotgun sequence genome and harbors:
- the Sipa1 gene encoding signal-induced proliferation-associated protein 1 — encoded protein: MWAGGVGSPRRGMAPAPTDDLFARKLRQPARPPLTPHTFEPRPARGPLLRSGSDAGEVRPPTPASPRARAHSHEDTSRPAATPTRLFTDPLALLGLPAEEPEPTFPPVLEPRWFAHYDVQSLLFDWAPRPRATGSHTESNSGTLALAEDQTTTSDLLLGAPGFVSELGGEGELGLGGPISPPVPPALPNASVSVLEEPQTRTTAYSLEHADLGAGYYRKYFYGKEHQNFFGLDEALGPVAVSLRREEKEGSGGGTLHSYRVIVRTTQLRTLRGTISEDALPPGPPRGLSPRKLLEHVAPRLSPTCLRLGSASPKVPRTLLTLDEQVLSFQRKVGILYCRAGQGSEEEMYNNQEAGAAFMQFLTLLGDVVRLKGFENYRAQLDTKTDSTGTHSLYTTYQDHEIMFHVSTMLPYTPNNQQQLLRKRHIGNDIVTIVFQEPGSKPFCPTTIRSHFQHVFLVVRAHAPCTPHTSYRVAVSRTQDTPAFGPALPEGGGPFAANADFRAFLLAKALNGEQAAGHARQFHAMATRTRQQYLQDLATNEVTTTSLDSASRFGLPSLGGRRRATPRSPGAELQAAGALMWGVRAAPGARVSAGAETGGPDHAEVPCLLGISAETLVLVTPRDGRVVFNCACRDVLAWTFSDHQLDLYHGRGEAITLRLDGAPGQAVGEVVARLQLVSRGCETRELALPRDGQGRLGFEVDAEGFITHVERFTFAETTGLRPGARLLRVCGQTLPKLGPEAAAQMLRSASKVCVTVLPPDESGRPRRSFSELYTLSLKEPSRRAAPEPEQDETEKLVTLPAAKQLLHFCLKDGGSPPGPGDLTEERTEFLHSHNSLSPRSSMSDEAPVLPNTTPDLLLVTAVTTLAPGTDRETPPSQDQSGSSSSHEDTSDSAPELRASILPRTLSLRNSISKIMSEAGSETLEDEWQSISEIASTCNTILESLSREGQPILESGDPKETSKCNSEPEPGSLSEKVSHLESMLRKLQEDLQREKADRAALEEEVRSLRHNNQRLLAESESAATRLLLASKQLGSPTTDLA